A region of the Thermithiobacillus plumbiphilus genome:
AAAGCTTCGGGCATCCTGGCGGCCTACCAGCCCGGTCAGAAGAAATTAAACATTTATCAGATTGATTACAGGTGCGCAACAAACGAAGGTAGTGCGTCTGGTAATTCGCCATCCTGAGCGCGATGGTTTGCTGACTTTATCTATTCCCCTGAATGTGAGTTGCCAGTTCTTCCTGATCAGACAGCATCGCCTGCTGTAGCTTGCCTGTTGAACGCGGATCACAGAACCAGGCCGCTGCCAATACGGCAAGAAGCATCAGAAAGACGGCGCGCTTGATGAGTAGCCCAAGATCCAGCGTGTGCTTGCCGGCAGCGGCGAAAGGTCGGCGGGTGGCGCGCGCGAGCTTTGATAGCCGGGACAGACGGCTGCGATGACTGTGGGCAGCGATGGCCTGGGCGATCGCTGCTGCAATCGCGGGCGGACAGCCGCGGCGGCTCAGTTCCTGGGCAAGCACGACCGGGCTCACACCCCGCTCGGCCAGAAAAAAGGCCAGTTCCATGGTGTTGTTCCAGAAGCTGCTGGTACTGAGCATGGCCTGGCTATTGCCGCGCGCCAGGTTTTCATCATAACGCTGGCGCGCCTGGATATCAGTAAGTGTCTTGTGGGCTTCCAGAATCTGCCGGAAACGGTGCGTGGCCATCTCGCTACCGCCATTGCGGTCCGGATGCCAGCGCATGACCTCGCGCCGATAGGCCGCCTTGATTTCCTCAAGGGTGGCATTCGGCTTCAGGCCAAGGACTTCGTACAGTGTTTCTGCCACAGAGCCTCCTGACCATACGCATGGAGCCGCATGAATGCAGCCTGTTGGTCTTGGGTATCGTTTTTTTGATCCAGGGTGGAGCCTCGATCTTAGACTTGGCGGGCAGCGTAGCCAATGCAGCTTTCGACTGCCAGATGAAAGGCTTAGGGCAAAAGTCCCTTGAAAGGCAGAAAGGTGACGGCATCCCCCGCCCGGATCACCTGGTTGGGCGCCACATCCACCAGGCCATCGGCCCAGACCGTGGACGACAGCACGCCTGAGCTCTGGCTTGGGTAGATCCCGACCCTGATCTGCCCGTCATCGCCAGGCTCCAGGCGGGCGCGCAGGAACTCGCGGCGCTTGTCGGGTTTGGGCCAGTCGAAGGCAGCAGCGACGGCGAAAGCCGGCTGTGCGGTCTGGCGTTCTCCCTGGCAGGCGGCAATGAAGGGCTTTACGAAAAGCTGGAAGGTCACGAAGCTCGAAACGGGATTGCCGGGCAGGCCGATGAAAAAGGCCTCGCCAATCTGGCCAAAGGCCAGGGGCTTGCCGGGCTTGATGGCGATGCGCCAGAGATCCAGCCGGCCGCGAGCTTCCAGGGCGCTCTTGACGTGGTCCTCCTCCCCCACCGAAACCCCGCCGGTACTGAGGATGAGATCCGCTTGGCCGGCCGCCCGGTCGAGCACCGCGCAGGTTTCGCCATAGTCGTCGCGCACCCGCCCCAGATCGATGACTTCGCAGTCCAGACGCCGCAGCAGGCTGATCAGGGTATAGCGGTTGGAATTGTAGATCTGGCCGGAATGCGCCAGCGGCATGCCGGGCTCGACCAGTTCGTCGCCGGTGGACAGCACCGCCACCTGCAGCCGCCGAAATACCGGCAGGCTGCCCAGCCCCACCGAGGCGGCCAGCCCCAGCGCCTGGGGCGTGAGCCGGGTACCTGCCGCGAGCACTTCTCTGCCCTTGCGGATATCCTCCCCGGCCCGGCGGATATTGGCGCCAGCCTTGACCGGAACAGGGAAACGCACCACGCCGTCCTCTTC
Encoded here:
- a CDS encoding J domain-containing protein, with amino-acid sequence MAETLYEVLGLKPNATLEEIKAAYRREVMRWHPDRNGGSEMATHRFRQILEAHKTLTDIQARQRYDENLARGNSQAMLSTSSFWNNTMELAFFLAERGVSPVVLAQELSRRGCPPAIAAAIAQAIAAHSHRSRLSRLSKLARATRRPFAAAGKHTLDLGLLIKRAVFLMLLAVLAAAWFCDPRSTGKLQQAMLSDQEELATHIQGNR
- the glp gene encoding gephyrin-like molybdotransferase Glp; amino-acid sequence: MSTCCDMPLPGTRPMLSMDEALARILAQARPVAGQENVSLLDALNRVLASAQVSAIDVPGADNSAMDGYALRTTDLPASGEASLPVSQRIPAGQVAQPLQAGTAARIFTGAPVPAGADTVIIQEVCREEDGVVRFPVPVKAGANIRRAGEDIRKGREVLAAGTRLTPQALGLAASVGLGSLPVFRRLQVAVLSTGDELVEPGMPLAHSGQIYNSNRYTLISLLRRLDCEVIDLGRVRDDYGETCAVLDRAAGQADLILSTGGVSVGEEDHVKSALEARGRLDLWRIAIKPGKPLAFGQIGEAFFIGLPGNPVSSFVTFQLFVKPFIAACQGERQTAQPAFAVAAAFDWPKPDKRREFLRARLEPGDDGQIRVGIYPSQSSGVLSSTVWADGLVDVAPNQVIRAGDAVTFLPFKGLLP